The Nitrospira sp. genome contains a region encoding:
- a CDS encoding response regulator produces MSGSSEALAQSGMRYLRGRILTEGTPEVNAQVVDPSLPLFSCRFGNKSYTGVRIFAYKPLKEGVVAILIVDDSPDERLLLHHILKNAGYRDLITISSARDAFTQLDLDHAGTNGVKVDLILMDIKMPDMDGVEACRRIKAIDAFAQVPIIVVTARNQKDFLQAAFDAGAGDYVRKPVEPVELLARVKSAIKLKQETEARKSWELEVTKTITELDRTLRNMAALQQLIPVCPSCRTSHPAQISQPALDEYVQTHPETKFRDLTCPACAGT; encoded by the coding sequence ATGAGTGGATCTTCGGAAGCACTCGCTCAATCCGGCATGCGTTACCTTCGGGGGCGCATCTTAACGGAGGGTACACCGGAGGTCAACGCGCAAGTCGTTGATCCCTCTCTTCCGCTTTTTTCTTGCCGCTTTGGGAATAAGTCTTATACTGGTGTACGTATCTTCGCGTACAAGCCGCTGAAGGAGGGGGTAGTGGCCATTTTGATTGTCGACGACTCTCCCGACGAGCGCCTGCTGCTTCACCATATCCTGAAGAATGCAGGCTATCGGGACTTGATCACCATCTCGTCCGCGCGTGATGCCTTCACTCAACTGGACTTGGATCATGCCGGCACCAACGGCGTCAAGGTCGATCTGATTCTGATGGACATCAAGATGCCGGATATGGACGGAGTGGAGGCCTGTCGCCGCATCAAGGCGATCGATGCGTTCGCACAGGTCCCCATCATCGTGGTGACGGCACGGAATCAAAAGGACTTCTTACAGGCGGCGTTCGACGCCGGTGCGGGAGACTACGTCAGAAAACCGGTCGAACCGGTCGAGCTCTTGGCCAGGGTCAAATCGGCGATCAAACTCAAACAGGAAACCGAGGCGAGAAAAAGCTGGGAGCTGGAAGTCACCAAAACGATCACCGAACTCGACCGCACACTGCGCAACATGGCGGCCTTACAACAATTGATCCCTGTCTGTCCGTCTTGCAGGACATCTCACCCTGCGCAGATTTCTCAACCCGCGCTCGACGAGTATGTCCAGACTCACCCCGAGACGAAATTCCGCGACCTCACCTGCCCCGCGTGCGCCGGGACCTGA
- a CDS encoding HAMP domain-containing protein: MPEPNRPIRALEPASDAAGDVQPVALGSKPRNSSADIPKQPDRKKLHLRPVWIVLILLIPCLALTLYYWRIVVPGVDETGSFLPTTSYAFVLLLLNLDLIGFVVLTLLLSRNLIKAYFERRHKLVGSGFRTKLIAAFIGFSLIPTVLLAFVASGLVNKAVDVWFSEHIEKVMKDSYEVARLQHAGHVALAVNSARAIAQELFREDMLTPVQRDLLIAAMARKRMEYGVAGIEVFSSKMETLTKALDSEVPAGVLDLPISQLVLQVINGKHEFTSVQEAQTGRLVRAAIPVASGSRQGELEGVVVVETYVPESLLTKMEGIGRQYAEYKQIKAMKNPIKAGAYLFVAVVTVLILFSATWFGFYVARGITVPIQRLAEATEAVAQGDLTVQIDAKATDEIGTLIASFNRMTQDLQGSKSKLEEANLTLRNTNVELDRRRAYIETVVDTIAAGLLSIDRSGTITTFNPSAERILGLAADRFRERPANDVFKEFGLDLFQTAYDRMLADERDSLDLEGQLDIQGKLITIGLKGSRMRDEGNKDLGFVLVFEDLTELIKAQKVAAWQEVAKRVAHEIKNPLTPIQLSAQRLRKKFFEKSPDLDRVFDDATNVIINEVGSLKEMLDEFSKFARLPVPQMTRQSLHDVLREVVTLYREAQKDIELMIELDEDLPPINFDREQLRRVFVNLFDNAVQAMNQKGRLWISTKYDTKRRRAVVTVADEGPGIAPEDQERLFVPYFTRKKTGTGLGLAIVRRIITDHEGQIQVGNNHPKGAVFTFDLPV, from the coding sequence ATGCCTGAGCCGAACCGTCCCATACGTGCGTTAGAGCCCGCCTCAGACGCGGCCGGCGATGTCCAACCTGTCGCTCTCGGCAGTAAACCGCGCAATTCTTCGGCTGACATCCCCAAGCAACCTGACCGCAAAAAACTCCACCTTCGCCCGGTGTGGATCGTCCTGATCCTTCTGATCCCCTGCTTGGCGCTCACGCTGTATTACTGGCGGATTGTCGTTCCGGGTGTCGACGAGACCGGCTCATTCTTGCCGACGACCAGTTATGCCTTTGTCCTTCTTCTGCTCAATTTGGATCTGATCGGATTCGTCGTCTTGACGCTCTTGCTGTCAAGGAACCTCATCAAGGCCTATTTCGAACGCCGGCACAAGCTCGTCGGGTCAGGGTTTCGCACAAAGCTCATCGCGGCATTTATCGGGTTCTCCTTGATTCCCACCGTATTACTGGCATTCGTGGCGAGCGGCCTTGTCAACAAAGCGGTCGATGTGTGGTTCAGCGAGCACATCGAGAAGGTCATGAAAGACTCCTATGAGGTGGCTCGCCTTCAGCATGCGGGGCATGTCGCGCTCGCGGTCAACAGCGCACGGGCGATTGCGCAGGAATTGTTCCGCGAGGACATGCTGACCCCGGTGCAGCGCGATCTTCTGATTGCCGCGATGGCTCGAAAACGTATGGAATACGGTGTCGCAGGGATCGAGGTCTTTTCGAGCAAGATGGAGACGCTCACAAAGGCGCTCGATAGTGAGGTTCCGGCCGGGGTGCTGGATCTGCCGATCAGTCAGCTGGTCTTACAGGTGATTAACGGCAAGCATGAATTTACCTCGGTTCAGGAAGCCCAGACAGGGAGGTTAGTGCGCGCGGCGATCCCTGTGGCCTCCGGAAGCAGACAGGGTGAGTTGGAGGGGGTCGTCGTCGTTGAGACCTACGTCCCTGAATCGCTGCTGACCAAAATGGAGGGAATCGGTCGGCAGTATGCGGAGTACAAGCAGATCAAGGCGATGAAAAACCCGATCAAGGCCGGGGCCTATCTGTTCGTGGCTGTCGTGACGGTCTTGATCCTCTTCAGCGCGACATGGTTCGGGTTCTATGTGGCACGCGGTATTACCGTGCCGATTCAGCGGTTGGCGGAGGCAACGGAAGCTGTCGCCCAAGGCGACCTCACTGTGCAGATCGATGCCAAGGCGACCGACGAGATCGGGACGCTCATCGCGTCGTTTAACCGGATGACGCAGGATCTGCAGGGGAGTAAATCCAAGCTTGAGGAGGCCAACCTGACGCTTCGGAACACCAACGTCGAGCTGGATCGCCGCCGTGCCTATATTGAAACGGTCGTGGATACGATTGCCGCCGGTCTCCTGTCGATCGATAGGAGCGGAACGATTACCACATTCAATCCATCGGCCGAGCGTATTCTTGGGTTGGCCGCCGATCGGTTTAGAGAGCGGCCGGCCAATGATGTCTTCAAAGAGTTCGGGCTTGACTTGTTCCAGACCGCCTATGATCGTATGTTGGCCGATGAGCGCGACAGCCTGGATTTGGAAGGGCAATTGGACATCCAGGGGAAGCTGATCACGATCGGCTTGAAAGGTTCCCGTATGCGGGATGAGGGAAATAAAGACCTGGGATTTGTGTTGGTCTTCGAAGATCTGACGGAGTTGATCAAGGCCCAGAAAGTCGCCGCCTGGCAGGAGGTCGCGAAGCGCGTCGCCCATGAAATCAAGAATCCACTGACGCCCATTCAACTGTCGGCCCAGCGATTGCGGAAGAAGTTCTTCGAAAAGTCACCGGATCTTGACCGGGTGTTCGACGATGCGACGAACGTCATCATCAATGAAGTGGGAAGCCTGAAAGAGATGCTGGACGAGTTCTCAAAATTCGCCCGCCTGCCTGTTCCGCAGATGACACGACAATCTCTGCACGATGTCCTGCGCGAAGTGGTCACGTTGTATCGCGAGGCACAGAAAGATATCGAGTTGATGATCGAGCTGGATGAGGATCTGCCACCCATCAATTTCGATCGGGAACAGCTGAGGCGCGTGTTTGTCAATCTCTTCGACAACGCGGTGCAAGCCATGAATCAAAAGGGGAGGCTGTGGATCTCCACGAAATATGACACGAAGCGCCGGCGCGCGGTCGTCACTGTTGCGGATGAGGGGCCCGGAATTGCCCCTGAAGACCAAGAGCGACTGTTCGTGCCGTACTTTACCCGTAAGAAAACAGGGACTGGGTTGGGCCTGGCGATCGTCCGCCGGATTATCACGGACCATGAAGGTCAGATCCAGGTCGGGAACAATCACCCTAAAGGGGCGGTATTTACATTCGATCTGCCGGTGTAA
- a CDS encoding sigma-54-dependent Fis family transcriptional regulator — translation MSASILIVDDEEAIRTSLRSILEDEGYEVVVAANGVEALKMCGSDPPDLMILDIWMPVMDGLETLRRVKEFVPTTQVMMISGHGSIETAVKAIKLGAYDYIEKPLSLENVTLRVKHALEQYRLAQENRTLRTKVQQKFELVGYSQVMQRLRELIETAGPTNSRVLIGGENGTGKELVARAIHMHSSRSDHPFVAVNCAAIPETLIESELFGHEKGSFTGATSMKRGQFEQADGGTLFLDEIGDMSLNTQAKVLRALQEQQFTRVGGTKLMKVDVRVLAASNKDLEKEIGKGQFREDLYYRLNVVPIIVPPLRERREDIPALVQHFMKAHAEEQGLRMKEVSPEAMAVFQQYEWPGNIRELRNLIERLMIMVPGFVIEASQVAVSLQGRTAGVVPVSGQAANPLLAKPFDSLRDARNAFEKEYISRKLREHHWNISRTAEDLKIERSHLHRKIKLLDVEMRPES, via the coding sequence ATGTCGGCATCAATTCTGATAGTGGACGACGAAGAAGCGATTCGGACGTCTTTACGAAGCATCCTGGAGGACGAGGGGTATGAGGTCGTCGTGGCAGCCAATGGGGTGGAAGCGCTGAAGATGTGCGGCTCTGATCCGCCGGATCTTATGATCCTCGATATCTGGATGCCCGTGATGGACGGACTGGAGACGCTGCGTCGTGTGAAGGAATTCGTCCCCACCACGCAGGTCATGATGATTTCCGGGCATGGGTCCATTGAAACGGCGGTGAAAGCGATCAAGCTCGGCGCATACGACTATATCGAGAAACCGCTGTCCTTGGAGAACGTCACGCTCCGTGTCAAACACGCGCTGGAGCAATACCGATTGGCGCAGGAGAATCGGACTCTACGGACAAAGGTCCAGCAAAAGTTCGAGCTGGTCGGCTACTCCCAGGTCATGCAGCGGCTGCGTGAACTCATCGAAACGGCAGGACCCACGAACAGCCGGGTGTTGATCGGAGGGGAGAACGGGACTGGAAAAGAACTGGTCGCCCGCGCCATCCATATGCACAGCAGCAGATCGGATCATCCGTTCGTAGCCGTCAATTGCGCTGCAATTCCGGAAACCTTGATCGAAAGCGAATTGTTCGGGCACGAAAAAGGCTCCTTCACCGGCGCCACGTCGATGAAGCGCGGCCAATTCGAACAGGCTGACGGCGGCACGTTGTTTCTCGACGAAATCGGCGACATGAGTCTCAATACCCAAGCAAAGGTGTTGCGGGCTTTGCAGGAGCAGCAGTTTACGCGGGTCGGCGGCACCAAGCTGATGAAGGTGGATGTGCGGGTGCTGGCGGCTTCCAATAAAGACTTGGAAAAAGAAATCGGCAAGGGCCAATTTCGAGAAGATTTGTACTATCGGCTCAACGTGGTTCCGATCATCGTGCCTCCGCTCCGCGAGCGCCGGGAGGATATTCCGGCTTTGGTGCAGCATTTCATGAAAGCGCATGCCGAGGAACAAGGGTTGCGGATGAAAGAAGTTTCACCGGAAGCGATGGCGGTATTCCAGCAATACGAATGGCCCGGCAATATTCGAGAATTGAGGAATCTGATCGAGCGGCTGATGATCATGGTGCCGGGGTTTGTGATCGAGGCCTCGCAGGTTGCCGTGTCGTTGCAAGGACGGACCGCCGGTGTCGTTCCCGTCTCCGGTCAAGCAGCGAATCCGCTCCTCGCAAAACCCTTCGACTCACTCCGGGATGCCCGGAATGCGTTTGAAAAGGAGTACATCAGCCGCAAGCTTCGAGAGCATCATTGGAACATTTCACGGACCGCGGAGGACCTCAAGATTGAGCGAAGCCATCTCCACCGGAAGATCAAGTTGCTGGATGTGGAAATGCGACCTGAGAGCTAG
- a CDS encoding phosphoribosylformylglycinamidine cyclo-ligase — protein MTTYRDAGVDIDAGDELVDRIRPLVRSTFRPEVLADLGGFGGLFGLQAGKYHEPVLVSGTDGVGTKLKIAFMMDKHDTVGIDLVAMCVNDIAVNGAEPLFFLDYFATGKLSVSKAQAVVSGIAEGCRQAGCALIGGETAEMPSLYAHGEYDLAGFAVGVVEKSKIIDGKSIKPGDAVLGLASTGLHSNGFSLARRVLFDQAGLTVASRLPELDRPLGEVLLTPTRIYAKQILSLVQGFPIRAVAHITGGGITENLPRVFTDVVRAKISRKAWPVPPIFDVMSRLGQVDRAEMYRVFNMGIGLILVVPPDSVSEVLAHTGTLGDPGWQIGEIVSSTGAEPEVEYVD, from the coding sequence ATGACAACCTATCGTGACGCCGGTGTAGATATCGACGCAGGAGATGAGTTGGTCGACCGTATCAGGCCACTCGTCCGATCCACGTTTCGTCCGGAAGTACTCGCTGATTTGGGCGGGTTCGGAGGCCTGTTCGGCCTCCAAGCCGGCAAATACCACGAACCGGTGCTTGTCTCCGGAACGGACGGGGTGGGCACCAAACTGAAGATCGCCTTCATGATGGATAAGCATGATACCGTCGGGATCGACCTGGTCGCGATGTGTGTCAACGATATCGCGGTGAACGGAGCGGAACCGCTGTTCTTTTTGGACTATTTCGCAACCGGGAAGTTATCCGTCTCGAAGGCCCAAGCGGTGGTCTCAGGGATTGCCGAAGGTTGCCGTCAAGCCGGGTGTGCCTTGATCGGGGGCGAGACGGCAGAAATGCCGTCGCTGTACGCCCACGGTGAGTACGATCTGGCCGGATTCGCCGTCGGCGTGGTTGAAAAGTCGAAGATCATCGATGGCAAATCCATCAAGCCGGGCGATGCGGTCCTCGGATTGGCGTCTACAGGGTTGCATAGCAATGGCTTCTCGCTGGCGCGCCGTGTGTTATTCGACCAGGCGGGGTTGACGGTGGCAAGCCGATTGCCGGAACTCGATCGCCCGCTGGGAGAGGTCTTGCTCACACCGACCAGAATTTATGCCAAACAGATTCTCTCTCTCGTCCAAGGATTCCCCATCAGAGCCGTGGCGCACATTACCGGTGGAGGGATTACGGAAAATCTTCCGAGGGTTTTTACTGATGTGGTGCGCGCAAAGATCAGCCGCAAGGCCTGGCCGGTCCCGCCGATCTTCGACGTGATGAGCCGCTTAGGACAGGTCGATCGCGCAGAGATGTACCGGGTATTCAATATGGGCATCGGGTTGATCCTCGTGGTGCCGCCCGATTCGGTGTCCGAAGTGCTGGCGCACACTGGGACGCTGGGGGACCCAGGATGGCAGATCGGCGAAATCGTGTCTTCCACCGGAGCAGAGCCGGAGGTGGAATATGTCGACTAG